A stretch of Megalobrama amblycephala isolate DHTTF-2021 linkage group LG14, ASM1881202v1, whole genome shotgun sequence DNA encodes these proteins:
- the mgst1.2 gene encoding microsomal glutathione S-transferase 1.2, which yields MADLINSDVFLAFSTYATIVILKMMFMSPLTGYFRITRKAFSNWEDTAMAKNDPEERKKMLQTNPDVERVRRCHQNDLENIIPFVVIGLLYALTGPDLSTALLHFRVFVASRFIHTVSYVMGLPQPSRGLSWMVGMITTFSMAYRVLTTALLL from the exons ATGGCTGACCTGATAAACAGTGATGTGTTCCTGGCCTTCTCCACATATGCCACTATTGTCATTCTCAAAATGATGTTCATGTCTCCTCTGACTGGATACTTCAGGATAACCAGAAAG GCTTTTTCAAACTGGGAGGACACTGCAATGGCCAAAAATGATCCAGAGGAGAGAAAGAAGATGCTCCAGACCAATCCTGATGTAGAACGTGTACGAAG GTGCCATCAGAATGATCTGGAGAACATCATTCCCTTTGTGGTGATCGGTCTCCTGTACGCACTGACGGGGCCGGATCTCTCCACGGCTCTGCTGCACTTCCGAGTGTTTGTGGCTTCACGTTTTATTCACACGGTCTCTTACGTGATGGGTCTGCCCCAGCCTAGCAGAGGTCTATCCTGGATGGTGGGAATGATCACAACGTTCTCAATGGCCTACAGGGTTCTCACCACAGCACTCCTTCTCTAA